In Acipenser ruthenus chromosome 6, fAciRut3.2 maternal haplotype, whole genome shotgun sequence, the following proteins share a genomic window:
- the LOC117410919 gene encoding interphotoreceptor matrix proteoglycan 1-like isoform X3: MHLKTGLLFIIFLFTCHVFGRTDMHSQENLGEVKTHVSIPRPGGLIDILKTTKRSSAIKTIFDLERHRTKRSAFFHTGVKVCPEESIKQIIESHQAYYKLRVCQEAVWEAFWIFLDRIPETTEYQSWVNTCQQDSLCIADIAKNFSSSPEHVDMVLRRVTLKEENLKEREVRNTEKPTVTQATPEPTRASVEAVTASASDVSTPADTLPNEIVNDTTVSEEDLDLPNAVPEEPVEQVVEFSITLIDQDYSELLSNPSTPQYQDLARSFQDQMTHVFDRLPGFKEIRVLRFGSSSVAVRYAVVFEEGDANMNIDSNKVESEKGPFGSELQLDDKPTGVYTVSTLQDLVAKALRDEKALQMDFASLRFQKDNMNQAAFTSTSTIPEIDNALNAESPLEGLFTEYSVNAPFGMESVLHEDSDKGKLLEGAEMVTREKSYLPLITITPFLIPQEPHFLNELPGSSIDPAVEAEQPDQSIESVSNVKQLVDEQLDQEATVEPVTGFVVTEPASSAMPSATQITADESEFIYIYQYEPTSMSVLTTTQSAPIQEEDQAETVLIQVTDSTLESYVPSSNDLGTSDYMEATAAETSTQVLLLTNSQDPLSQETVTAHPLVDGDHKENFTRPVTTISALTQQPPTEFITNFQPDEEDTNAILEDDNININSGLEGEIADVENDVAVLPLSTSQPKSATTIADVKIGEENELSGDTETLSILSEGEETLLLPDESPAASPTLETQTDLDIVQESVTMSSQTENHLFYSVGPFEESVSVTPLTIDVSSPSATTPSVTIYNPSTTESVITESTSESVTESTGSPTVALPLTVQTETAVNVEEMTETSVLNVITTTVASVLTDPFEVGVALQPAMAEPVTDTSPVITDEDLDFEVGVKDIAAELDNIDVVNTATIDELEYGSAYISFTRDNPFEGTASPPLKYLTTPSMTTASKGKELVVFFSLRVTNMMFSDDLFNKSSPEYRSLENTFLGMLLPYLQSNLTGFKQLEILNFRNGSVIVNSKLKFAKSVPYNVTQAVHCVLEDFCNAASKRRDLEIDSHSLDIEPADQADPCKFMACNEFSRCVVNRWTKEAGCVCDPGYHSEDGLPCQSVCNLQPDYCLNGGQCEIIPGQGAACRHVHSPYAFESTVRVNPVFENEDAPLTRVPSMRCPSSIDAVPSQLAELQALDSIEHMHLSTEVPRYLYTTKPDKLFSEIVDFHRCLPQSEKWQLPKSGEHRTSCCPPRGSQNDMYEVTML, translated from the exons TTTGCCAGGAAGCCGTGTGGGAAGCTTTTTGGATATTTCTGGACCGAATTCCAGAGACGACAGAGTACCAGAGCTGGGTGAATACCTGCCAGCAAGACTCCCTGTGCATTGCTGACATTGCGAAGAACTTCAGCAGCTCACCAGAACACGTTGATATGGTTCTAAGG aGAGTTACTTTAAAGGAAGAAAATCTGAAAGAAAG GGAGGTAAGGAATACTGAAAAACCTACAGTGACACAAGCAACTCCAGAACCCACGAGAG ctTCTGTGGAAGCCGTTACTGCTTCAGCTTCAGACGTGTCAACTCCTGCTGATACCCTGCCTAATGAAATTGTGAACGACACAACGGTCTCGGAGGAG GACTTGGACCTTCCTAACGCGGTGCCTGAAGAGCCGGTGGAACAGGTGGTAGAGTTCAGTATCACTCTCATCGATCAAGACTACAGTGAGCTACTGAGTAATCCCAGCACCCCTCAGTACCAGGACCTTGCCAGAAGCTTCCAAGACCAG ATGACGCATGTTTTTGACAGACTTCCTGGATTTAAAGAAATTCGAGTATTAAGATTTGG ATCTAGCAGTGTGGCAGTCCGCTATGCTGTGGTCTTTGAAGAAGGCGATGCAAACATGAACATTGATTCTAATAAAGTTGAAAGTGAAAAGGGGCCTTTTGGTTCTGAGTTGCAGCTGGATGACAAGCCAACCGGTGTATACACTGTGTCCACCCTTCAGGATCTGGTGGCCAAGGCCCTGCGCGATGAGAAAGCACTTCAGATGGACTTCGCTTCACTTAGATTCCAGAAAG ACAATATGAACCAAGCAGCTTTCACTTCAACATCAACAATTCCAGAGATA gaTAATGCTCTGAATGCAGAGAGCCCCTTGGAAGGTTTATTTACTGAATACAGTGTTAACGCTCCCTTTGGAATGGAGAGTGTGCTCCATGAAGATTCAGATAAGGGGAAGTTGCTGGAAGGGGCTGAGATGGTTACCAGAGAAAAGTCTTATTTGCCCTTAATCACTATTACTCCATTTTTAATACCACAGGAACCACATTTCCTAAATGAGCTACCTGGTTCTTCGATAGACCCAGCTGTTGAAGCAGAGCAGCCTGACCAGTCTATAGAAAGTGTTTCTAATGTGAAGCAGCTGGTGGATGAACAGCTGGACCAGGAGGCCACTGTTGAACCTGTCACTGGATTTGTAGTTACAGAGCCTGCCAGCAGTGCCATGCCTTCTGCTACACAGATAACAGCTGACGAGTCAGAGTTCATTTACATTTATCAGTATGAGCCAACAAGCATGTCAGTCCTTACTACAACACAGTCAGCCCCAATCCAAGAGGAGGACCAGGCTGAAACTGTGTTGATACAAGTAACAGACTCAACACTGGAGAGTTATGTACCATCCTCAAATGACTTAGGCACTAGTGACTATATGGAAGCGACTGCGGCTGAAACCAGCACACAAGTGCTCCTTCTCACTAACAGCCAAGATCCCCTGTCTCAAGAAACAGTAACTGCTCATCCTTTAGTGGATGGTGATCACAAGGAGAACTTCACGAGACCTGTAACAACCATTTCCGCCCTAACACAACAACCACCTACTGAATTCATCACAAACTTCCAGCCAGATGAAGAAGATACGAATGCGATATTGGAAGACGACAATATCAACATCAATTCAGGCCTTGAGGGGGAAATAGCTGATGTTGAAAACGATGTAGCTGTGCTTCCATTGTCAACATCGCAACCAAAGTCTGCTACCACTATAGCAG ATGTTAAGATTGGAGAAGAGAATGAACTGTCTGGAGACACTGAGACATTGAGTATACTGTCTGAAGGTGAAGAAACTCTGCTTCTTCCTGATGAGAGCCCAGCAGCATCACCCACTCTTGAAACACAGACAGACCTGGATATTGTACAGGAGTCAGTTACAATGAGTTCTCAAACAGAGAACCATCTTTTCTATTCTGTAGGACCTTTTGAAGAATCTGTCAGTGTTACCCCATTAACTATTGATGTGTCCAGTCCATCGGCAACTACACCCAGTGTTACAATCTACAATCCATCCACCACTGAATCAGTAATAACAGAATCCACATCGGAGTCTGTCACTGAATCCACTGGATCACCAACAGTAGCCTTGCCTTTGACTGTCCAAACTGAAACCGCAGTGAATGTTGAAGAAATGACAGAGACTTCTGTCTTAAATGTAATCACAACCACGGTGGCTTCTGTCCTTACAGATCCCTTTGAAGTAGGAGTAGCACTGCAGCCAGCAATGGCTGAACCAGTGACAGACACTTCACCTGTCATCACTGATGAGGATTTAGACTTTGAAGTAGGAGTCAAAGACATTGCCGCTGAGCTGGACAACATTGACGTGGTGAACACAGCAACTATTGATGAGCTTGAGTATGGCAGCGCATACATTTCCTTTACCAGGGACAATCCCTTTGAAGGCACAGCTTCTCCCCCCCTGAAATACTTGACCACGCCGTCAATGACCACTGCAAGCAAGGGCAAAGAGCTTGTGGTGTTCTTTAGCTTGCGGGTGACTAATATGATGTTTTCAGATGACCTCTTCAATAAGAGCTCTCCTGAATACAGATCTTTGGAGAACACGTTCCTTGGAATG ttACTACCTTACCTACAGTCTAACCTGACAGGATTTAAACAGCTGGAGATTCTCAACTTCAGGAACGGCAGTGTAATAGTCAATAGCAAGCTGAAATTTGCCAAGTCTGTGCCATACAATGTCACACAGGCCGTtcactgtgttttggaagacttctgCAATGCTGCATCCAAACGTCGTGACCTTGAAATAGACAGTCACTCACTGGATATAGAGCCAG CTGATCAGGCAGATCCTTGCAAGTTTATGGCATGCAACGAGTTTTCCAGGTGTGTGGTAAACAGATGGACCAAAGAAGCCGGGTGCGTGTGTGATCCTGGTTACCACAGTGAGGATGGACTGCCCTGTCAGAGTGTCTGTAATCTACAGCCAGACTACTGCCTCAATGGTGGGCAGTGTGAAATAATACCAGGGCAAGGAGCTGCTTGCAG ACACGTTCACAGCCCCTATGCATTTGAGAGCACTGTGAGGGTTAATCCAGTTTTTGAAAATGAGGATGCTCCCTTGACCCGTGTTCCCAGCATGCGTTGCCCTTCGAGTATCGATGCTGTTCCTTCCCAGCTTGCTGAGCTACAAGCGTTAGACTCAATTGAACACATGCACCTCAGTACAGAG GTACCCAGATACCTCTACACAACCAAGCCTgacaagttattttcagaaatAGTGGATTTCCATCGTTGCCTCCCGCAAAGTGAG AAATGGCAATTACCAAAGTCAGGGGAACACAGAACATCCTGTTGCCCACCAAGAGGGTCCCAAAACGATATGTATGAAGTAACCATGTTGTGA
- the LOC117410919 gene encoding interphotoreceptor matrix proteoglycan 1-like isoform X6 has protein sequence MHLKTGLLFIIFLFTCHVFGRTDMHSQENLGEVKTHVSIPRPGGLIDILKTTKRSSAIKTIFDLERHRTKRSAFFHTGVKVCPEESIKQIIESHQAYYKLRVCQEAVWEAFWIFLDRIPETTEYQSWVNTCQQDSLCIADIAKNFSSSPEHVDMVLRRVTLKEENLKEREVRNTEKPTVTQATPEPTRASVEAVTASASDVSTPADTLPNEIVNDTTVSEEDLDLPNAVPEEPVEQVVEFSITLIDQDYSELLSNPSTPQYQDLARSFQDQMTHVFDRLPGFKEIRVLRFGRTSDHAGSSSVAVRYAVVFEEGDANMNIDSNKVESEKGPFGSELQLDDKPTGVYTVSTLQDLVAKALRDEKALQMDFASLRFQKDNMNQAAFTSTSTIPEIDNALNAESPLEGLFTEYSVNAPFGMESVLHEDSDKGKLLEGAEMVTREKSYLPLITITPFLIPQEPHFLNELPGSSIDPAVEAEQPDQSIESVSNVKQLVDEQLDQEATVEPVTGFVVTEPASSAMPSATQITADESEFIYIYQYEPTSMSVLTTTQSAPIQEEDQAETVLIQVTDSTLESYVPSSNDLGTSDYMEATAAETSTQVLLLTNSQDPLSQETVTAHPLVDGDHKENFTRPVTTISALTQQPPTEFITNFQPDEEDTNAILEDDNININSGLEGEIADVENDVAVLPLSTSQPKSATTIADVKIGEENELSGDTETLSILSEGEETLLLPDESPAASPTLETQTDLDIVQESVTMSSQTENHLFYSVGPFEESVSVTPLTIDVSSPSATTPSVTIYNPSTTESVITESTSESVTESTGSPTVALPLTVQTETAVNVEEMTETSVLNVITTTVASVLTDPFEVGVALQPAMAEPVTDTSPVITDEDLDFEVGVKDIAAELDNIDVVNTATIDELEYGSAYISFTRDNPFEGTASPPLKYLTTPSMTTASKGKELVVFFSLRVTNMMFSDDLFNKSSPEYRSLENTFLGMVPRYLYTTKPDKLFSEIVDFHRCLPQSEKWQLPKSGEHRTSCCPPRGSQNDMYEVTML, from the exons TTTGCCAGGAAGCCGTGTGGGAAGCTTTTTGGATATTTCTGGACCGAATTCCAGAGACGACAGAGTACCAGAGCTGGGTGAATACCTGCCAGCAAGACTCCCTGTGCATTGCTGACATTGCGAAGAACTTCAGCAGCTCACCAGAACACGTTGATATGGTTCTAAGG aGAGTTACTTTAAAGGAAGAAAATCTGAAAGAAAG GGAGGTAAGGAATACTGAAAAACCTACAGTGACACAAGCAACTCCAGAACCCACGAGAG ctTCTGTGGAAGCCGTTACTGCTTCAGCTTCAGACGTGTCAACTCCTGCTGATACCCTGCCTAATGAAATTGTGAACGACACAACGGTCTCGGAGGAG GACTTGGACCTTCCTAACGCGGTGCCTGAAGAGCCGGTGGAACAGGTGGTAGAGTTCAGTATCACTCTCATCGATCAAGACTACAGTGAGCTACTGAGTAATCCCAGCACCCCTCAGTACCAGGACCTTGCCAGAAGCTTCCAAGACCAG ATGACGCATGTTTTTGACAGACTTCCTGGATTTAAAGAAATTCGAGTATTAAGATTTGG GCGGACAAGTGACCATGCCGG ATCTAGCAGTGTGGCAGTCCGCTATGCTGTGGTCTTTGAAGAAGGCGATGCAAACATGAACATTGATTCTAATAAAGTTGAAAGTGAAAAGGGGCCTTTTGGTTCTGAGTTGCAGCTGGATGACAAGCCAACCGGTGTATACACTGTGTCCACCCTTCAGGATCTGGTGGCCAAGGCCCTGCGCGATGAGAAAGCACTTCAGATGGACTTCGCTTCACTTAGATTCCAGAAAG ACAATATGAACCAAGCAGCTTTCACTTCAACATCAACAATTCCAGAGATA gaTAATGCTCTGAATGCAGAGAGCCCCTTGGAAGGTTTATTTACTGAATACAGTGTTAACGCTCCCTTTGGAATGGAGAGTGTGCTCCATGAAGATTCAGATAAGGGGAAGTTGCTGGAAGGGGCTGAGATGGTTACCAGAGAAAAGTCTTATTTGCCCTTAATCACTATTACTCCATTTTTAATACCACAGGAACCACATTTCCTAAATGAGCTACCTGGTTCTTCGATAGACCCAGCTGTTGAAGCAGAGCAGCCTGACCAGTCTATAGAAAGTGTTTCTAATGTGAAGCAGCTGGTGGATGAACAGCTGGACCAGGAGGCCACTGTTGAACCTGTCACTGGATTTGTAGTTACAGAGCCTGCCAGCAGTGCCATGCCTTCTGCTACACAGATAACAGCTGACGAGTCAGAGTTCATTTACATTTATCAGTATGAGCCAACAAGCATGTCAGTCCTTACTACAACACAGTCAGCCCCAATCCAAGAGGAGGACCAGGCTGAAACTGTGTTGATACAAGTAACAGACTCAACACTGGAGAGTTATGTACCATCCTCAAATGACTTAGGCACTAGTGACTATATGGAAGCGACTGCGGCTGAAACCAGCACACAAGTGCTCCTTCTCACTAACAGCCAAGATCCCCTGTCTCAAGAAACAGTAACTGCTCATCCTTTAGTGGATGGTGATCACAAGGAGAACTTCACGAGACCTGTAACAACCATTTCCGCCCTAACACAACAACCACCTACTGAATTCATCACAAACTTCCAGCCAGATGAAGAAGATACGAATGCGATATTGGAAGACGACAATATCAACATCAATTCAGGCCTTGAGGGGGAAATAGCTGATGTTGAAAACGATGTAGCTGTGCTTCCATTGTCAACATCGCAACCAAAGTCTGCTACCACTATAGCAG ATGTTAAGATTGGAGAAGAGAATGAACTGTCTGGAGACACTGAGACATTGAGTATACTGTCTGAAGGTGAAGAAACTCTGCTTCTTCCTGATGAGAGCCCAGCAGCATCACCCACTCTTGAAACACAGACAGACCTGGATATTGTACAGGAGTCAGTTACAATGAGTTCTCAAACAGAGAACCATCTTTTCTATTCTGTAGGACCTTTTGAAGAATCTGTCAGTGTTACCCCATTAACTATTGATGTGTCCAGTCCATCGGCAACTACACCCAGTGTTACAATCTACAATCCATCCACCACTGAATCAGTAATAACAGAATCCACATCGGAGTCTGTCACTGAATCCACTGGATCACCAACAGTAGCCTTGCCTTTGACTGTCCAAACTGAAACCGCAGTGAATGTTGAAGAAATGACAGAGACTTCTGTCTTAAATGTAATCACAACCACGGTGGCTTCTGTCCTTACAGATCCCTTTGAAGTAGGAGTAGCACTGCAGCCAGCAATGGCTGAACCAGTGACAGACACTTCACCTGTCATCACTGATGAGGATTTAGACTTTGAAGTAGGAGTCAAAGACATTGCCGCTGAGCTGGACAACATTGACGTGGTGAACACAGCAACTATTGATGAGCTTGAGTATGGCAGCGCATACATTTCCTTTACCAGGGACAATCCCTTTGAAGGCACAGCTTCTCCCCCCCTGAAATACTTGACCACGCCGTCAATGACCACTGCAAGCAAGGGCAAAGAGCTTGTGGTGTTCTTTAGCTTGCGGGTGACTAATATGATGTTTTCAGATGACCTCTTCAATAAGAGCTCTCCTGAATACAGATCTTTGGAGAACACGTTCCTTGGAATG GTACCCAGATACCTCTACACAACCAAGCCTgacaagttattttcagaaatAGTGGATTTCCATCGTTGCCTCCCGCAAAGTGAG AAATGGCAATTACCAAAGTCAGGGGAACACAGAACATCCTGTTGCCCACCAAGAGGGTCCCAAAACGATATGTATGAAGTAACCATGTTGTGA
- the LOC117410919 gene encoding interphotoreceptor matrix proteoglycan 1-like isoform X2: protein MHLKTGLLFIIFLFTCHVFGRTDMHSQENLGEVKTHVSIPRPGGLIDILKTTKRSSAIKTIFDLERHRTKRSAFFHTGVKVCPEESIKQIIESHQAYYKLRVCQEAVWEAFWIFLDRIPETTEYQSWVNTCQQDSLCIADIAKNFSSSPEHVDMVLRRVTLKEENLKERNTEKPTVTQATPEPTRASVEAVTASASDVSTPADTLPNEIVNDTTVSEEDLDLPNAVPEEPVEQVVEFSITLIDQDYSELLSNPSTPQYQDLARSFQDQMTHVFDRLPGFKEIRVLRFGRTSDHAGSSSVAVRYAVVFEEGDANMNIDSNKVESEKGPFGSELQLDDKPTGVYTVSTLQDLVAKALRDEKALQMDFASLRFQKDNMNQAAFTSTSTIPEIDNALNAESPLEGLFTEYSVNAPFGMESVLHEDSDKGKLLEGAEMVTREKSYLPLITITPFLIPQEPHFLNELPGSSIDPAVEAEQPDQSIESVSNVKQLVDEQLDQEATVEPVTGFVVTEPASSAMPSATQITADESEFIYIYQYEPTSMSVLTTTQSAPIQEEDQAETVLIQVTDSTLESYVPSSNDLGTSDYMEATAAETSTQVLLLTNSQDPLSQETVTAHPLVDGDHKENFTRPVTTISALTQQPPTEFITNFQPDEEDTNAILEDDNININSGLEGEIADVENDVAVLPLSTSQPKSATTIADVKIGEENELSGDTETLSILSEGEETLLLPDESPAASPTLETQTDLDIVQESVTMSSQTENHLFYSVGPFEESVSVTPLTIDVSSPSATTPSVTIYNPSTTESVITESTSESVTESTGSPTVALPLTVQTETAVNVEEMTETSVLNVITTTVASVLTDPFEVGVALQPAMAEPVTDTSPVITDEDLDFEVGVKDIAAELDNIDVVNTATIDELEYGSAYISFTRDNPFEGTASPPLKYLTTPSMTTASKGKELVVFFSLRVTNMMFSDDLFNKSSPEYRSLENTFLGMLLPYLQSNLTGFKQLEILNFRNGSVIVNSKLKFAKSVPYNVTQAVHCVLEDFCNAASKRRDLEIDSHSLDIEPADQADPCKFMACNEFSRCVVNRWTKEAGCVCDPGYHSEDGLPCQSVCNLQPDYCLNGGQCEIIPGQGAACRHVHSPYAFESTVRVNPVFENEDAPLTRVPSMRCPSSIDAVPSQLAELQALDSIEHMHLSTEVPRYLYTTKPDKLFSEIVDFHRCLPQSEKWQLPKSGEHRTSCCPPRGSQNDMYEVTML, encoded by the exons TTTGCCAGGAAGCCGTGTGGGAAGCTTTTTGGATATTTCTGGACCGAATTCCAGAGACGACAGAGTACCAGAGCTGGGTGAATACCTGCCAGCAAGACTCCCTGTGCATTGCTGACATTGCGAAGAACTTCAGCAGCTCACCAGAACACGTTGATATGGTTCTAAGG aGAGTTACTTTAAAGGAAGAAAATCTGAAAGAAAG GAATACTGAAAAACCTACAGTGACACAAGCAACTCCAGAACCCACGAGAG ctTCTGTGGAAGCCGTTACTGCTTCAGCTTCAGACGTGTCAACTCCTGCTGATACCCTGCCTAATGAAATTGTGAACGACACAACGGTCTCGGAGGAG GACTTGGACCTTCCTAACGCGGTGCCTGAAGAGCCGGTGGAACAGGTGGTAGAGTTCAGTATCACTCTCATCGATCAAGACTACAGTGAGCTACTGAGTAATCCCAGCACCCCTCAGTACCAGGACCTTGCCAGAAGCTTCCAAGACCAG ATGACGCATGTTTTTGACAGACTTCCTGGATTTAAAGAAATTCGAGTATTAAGATTTGG GCGGACAAGTGACCATGCCGG ATCTAGCAGTGTGGCAGTCCGCTATGCTGTGGTCTTTGAAGAAGGCGATGCAAACATGAACATTGATTCTAATAAAGTTGAAAGTGAAAAGGGGCCTTTTGGTTCTGAGTTGCAGCTGGATGACAAGCCAACCGGTGTATACACTGTGTCCACCCTTCAGGATCTGGTGGCCAAGGCCCTGCGCGATGAGAAAGCACTTCAGATGGACTTCGCTTCACTTAGATTCCAGAAAG ACAATATGAACCAAGCAGCTTTCACTTCAACATCAACAATTCCAGAGATA gaTAATGCTCTGAATGCAGAGAGCCCCTTGGAAGGTTTATTTACTGAATACAGTGTTAACGCTCCCTTTGGAATGGAGAGTGTGCTCCATGAAGATTCAGATAAGGGGAAGTTGCTGGAAGGGGCTGAGATGGTTACCAGAGAAAAGTCTTATTTGCCCTTAATCACTATTACTCCATTTTTAATACCACAGGAACCACATTTCCTAAATGAGCTACCTGGTTCTTCGATAGACCCAGCTGTTGAAGCAGAGCAGCCTGACCAGTCTATAGAAAGTGTTTCTAATGTGAAGCAGCTGGTGGATGAACAGCTGGACCAGGAGGCCACTGTTGAACCTGTCACTGGATTTGTAGTTACAGAGCCTGCCAGCAGTGCCATGCCTTCTGCTACACAGATAACAGCTGACGAGTCAGAGTTCATTTACATTTATCAGTATGAGCCAACAAGCATGTCAGTCCTTACTACAACACAGTCAGCCCCAATCCAAGAGGAGGACCAGGCTGAAACTGTGTTGATACAAGTAACAGACTCAACACTGGAGAGTTATGTACCATCCTCAAATGACTTAGGCACTAGTGACTATATGGAAGCGACTGCGGCTGAAACCAGCACACAAGTGCTCCTTCTCACTAACAGCCAAGATCCCCTGTCTCAAGAAACAGTAACTGCTCATCCTTTAGTGGATGGTGATCACAAGGAGAACTTCACGAGACCTGTAACAACCATTTCCGCCCTAACACAACAACCACCTACTGAATTCATCACAAACTTCCAGCCAGATGAAGAAGATACGAATGCGATATTGGAAGACGACAATATCAACATCAATTCAGGCCTTGAGGGGGAAATAGCTGATGTTGAAAACGATGTAGCTGTGCTTCCATTGTCAACATCGCAACCAAAGTCTGCTACCACTATAGCAG ATGTTAAGATTGGAGAAGAGAATGAACTGTCTGGAGACACTGAGACATTGAGTATACTGTCTGAAGGTGAAGAAACTCTGCTTCTTCCTGATGAGAGCCCAGCAGCATCACCCACTCTTGAAACACAGACAGACCTGGATATTGTACAGGAGTCAGTTACAATGAGTTCTCAAACAGAGAACCATCTTTTCTATTCTGTAGGACCTTTTGAAGAATCTGTCAGTGTTACCCCATTAACTATTGATGTGTCCAGTCCATCGGCAACTACACCCAGTGTTACAATCTACAATCCATCCACCACTGAATCAGTAATAACAGAATCCACATCGGAGTCTGTCACTGAATCCACTGGATCACCAACAGTAGCCTTGCCTTTGACTGTCCAAACTGAAACCGCAGTGAATGTTGAAGAAATGACAGAGACTTCTGTCTTAAATGTAATCACAACCACGGTGGCTTCTGTCCTTACAGATCCCTTTGAAGTAGGAGTAGCACTGCAGCCAGCAATGGCTGAACCAGTGACAGACACTTCACCTGTCATCACTGATGAGGATTTAGACTTTGAAGTAGGAGTCAAAGACATTGCCGCTGAGCTGGACAACATTGACGTGGTGAACACAGCAACTATTGATGAGCTTGAGTATGGCAGCGCATACATTTCCTTTACCAGGGACAATCCCTTTGAAGGCACAGCTTCTCCCCCCCTGAAATACTTGACCACGCCGTCAATGACCACTGCAAGCAAGGGCAAAGAGCTTGTGGTGTTCTTTAGCTTGCGGGTGACTAATATGATGTTTTCAGATGACCTCTTCAATAAGAGCTCTCCTGAATACAGATCTTTGGAGAACACGTTCCTTGGAATG ttACTACCTTACCTACAGTCTAACCTGACAGGATTTAAACAGCTGGAGATTCTCAACTTCAGGAACGGCAGTGTAATAGTCAATAGCAAGCTGAAATTTGCCAAGTCTGTGCCATACAATGTCACACAGGCCGTtcactgtgttttggaagacttctgCAATGCTGCATCCAAACGTCGTGACCTTGAAATAGACAGTCACTCACTGGATATAGAGCCAG CTGATCAGGCAGATCCTTGCAAGTTTATGGCATGCAACGAGTTTTCCAGGTGTGTGGTAAACAGATGGACCAAAGAAGCCGGGTGCGTGTGTGATCCTGGTTACCACAGTGAGGATGGACTGCCCTGTCAGAGTGTCTGTAATCTACAGCCAGACTACTGCCTCAATGGTGGGCAGTGTGAAATAATACCAGGGCAAGGAGCTGCTTGCAG ACACGTTCACAGCCCCTATGCATTTGAGAGCACTGTGAGGGTTAATCCAGTTTTTGAAAATGAGGATGCTCCCTTGACCCGTGTTCCCAGCATGCGTTGCCCTTCGAGTATCGATGCTGTTCCTTCCCAGCTTGCTGAGCTACAAGCGTTAGACTCAATTGAACACATGCACCTCAGTACAGAG GTACCCAGATACCTCTACACAACCAAGCCTgacaagttattttcagaaatAGTGGATTTCCATCGTTGCCTCCCGCAAAGTGAG AAATGGCAATTACCAAAGTCAGGGGAACACAGAACATCCTGTTGCCCACCAAGAGGGTCCCAAAACGATATGTATGAAGTAACCATGTTGTGA